The Mycobacterium seoulense genome has a window encoding:
- a CDS encoding HdeD family acid-resistance protein, whose product MCQTAPMQTTPGSPPVPSLLPHLWKSTLLSGFLSLALGVVVLAWPGISIVVAAVAFGVYLLITGAAQVFFAFSLHVSAGSRILLFISGAASLILALLAFRHFGQGYAILLLAIWIGIGFIFRGVGTTVSAIQDPYLPGRGWAIFIGVISLLAGIVVLASPLESIVTLALVVGVWFVVLGVFEIVSSFAIRKASKTLTG is encoded by the coding sequence TTGTGTCAGACTGCGCCCATGCAAACCACACCTGGATCTCCCCCCGTTCCAAGTTTGTTGCCGCATCTATGGAAATCGACCCTGCTGTCGGGATTTCTCTCGCTGGCCCTCGGCGTGGTGGTGCTGGCGTGGCCCGGAATATCGATCGTCGTCGCGGCGGTCGCCTTCGGCGTGTACCTGCTGATCACCGGCGCCGCACAGGTGTTCTTCGCTTTCAGCCTGCACGTCTCGGCGGGAAGCCGGATCCTGTTGTTCATCAGCGGCGCGGCCTCACTCATCTTGGCGTTGTTGGCGTTTCGCCATTTCGGTCAGGGCTACGCAATCCTGTTGCTGGCCATCTGGATTGGCATCGGATTCATCTTCCGTGGCGTCGGGACGACGGTTTCGGCCATCCAGGATCCGTATCTGCCGGGGCGCGGATGGGCGATCTTCATCGGCGTGATCAGCCTGCTCGCCGGCATCGTCGTCCTCGCGTCGCCGCTCGAATCGATCGTCACGCTGGCGCTGGTGGTCGGGGTGTGGTTCGTGGTCCTGGGCGTCTTCGAGATCGTGTCGTCCTTCGCCATCCGGAAAGCTTCGAAGACCCTGACCGGCTGA
- a CDS encoding acyl-CoA thioesterase II, which produces MSTNSDFEELLAVLDLNRVTDELFVGSHPSKNPMRTFGGQLMSQSFVASSRTLVRDDLPPSALSVHFVNGGDTAKDIEFHVTRLRDERRFANRRVDAVQDGVLLSSAMISYMSGGRGLEHAVDPPQVGEPETQPSIGELLRGYEETVPHFVNALQPIEWRYTNDPAWVMREKGDRLPHNRVWMKAGGIMPDDPVLHTATMVYSSDTTVLDSVITTHGLSWGFDRIFAASANHSVWFHRQVDFDDWVLYSTSSPVAADSRGLGTGHFFDRSGQVVATVVQEGVLKYFPPARR; this is translated from the coding sequence ATCAGCACCAATTCTGATTTCGAGGAACTGCTGGCGGTTCTCGACCTCAACCGCGTCACCGATGAGCTCTTCGTCGGATCGCACCCCAGCAAGAACCCGATGCGGACCTTCGGCGGGCAGCTCATGTCGCAATCGTTCGTCGCGAGCAGCCGCACGCTGGTCCGGGACGACCTGCCGCCCAGCGCGCTGTCCGTGCACTTCGTCAACGGGGGTGACACCGCCAAGGACATCGAGTTCCACGTCACCAGGCTGCGGGACGAGCGGCGCTTCGCCAATCGGCGGGTGGACGCGGTGCAGGACGGTGTGCTGTTGTCCTCGGCGATGATCTCCTACATGTCCGGCGGCCGCGGCCTCGAACACGCCGTCGACCCGCCGCAGGTGGGCGAGCCCGAAACGCAGCCGTCGATCGGCGAGCTGCTCCGCGGTTACGAGGAGACCGTCCCCCACTTCGTCAACGCCCTGCAGCCGATCGAGTGGCGCTACACCAACGACCCGGCCTGGGTGATGCGCGAGAAGGGCGACCGGCTGCCGCACAACCGGGTCTGGATGAAGGCGGGCGGCATCATGCCCGACGACCCGGTCCTGCACACCGCGACCATGGTGTACTCCTCGGACACCACGGTGCTGGACTCGGTGATCACCACCCACGGCCTGTCGTGGGGTTTCGACCGCATCTTCGCCGCCTCCGCCAACCATTCCGTGTGGTTTCACCGGCAGGTCGACTTCGACGACTGGGTGCTGTATTCGACGTCATCGCCGGTGGCCGCGGATTCGCGGGGGCTCGGCACCGGCCACTTCTTCGATCGCTCCGGGCAGGTCGTCGCCACGGTGGTGCAAGAAGGAGTGCTGAAATACTTTCCGCCCGCCCGCCGATAG
- a CDS encoding bifunctional lysylphosphatidylglycerol flippase/synthetase MprF, producing MSGPLVDVSAKARARERVVVSVDSRAARLIGALALLSATCWLAEILVRHHDQPAWHYTDRLAWSLTVLVAVAWIARGIFLGRPVTVTHAAAAGFFVLAGLGLHVLAFDLLGDVVIASSGVVLMWPTSSHPRPGDLPRVWKLIQATADDPLAPFAMQTGKSYHFTADGSAALAYRTRLGIAVVGGDPIGDETRFPELVADFAAMCHTHGWRIAVVGCGERRLDLWNDAAVIGQSLRAVPIGRDVVVDVTDFDMVGRKFRNLRQAVQRSHNCGITTEIVGEQELSPEQLAELTDVVRASSKGAHTDRGFHMNLDGALEGRFPGIQLIVARDASGKVQGFHRYATAGGGSDITLDVPWRRRGAPNGIDERLSVDMIMAGKNNGAQRLSLAFAAFPEIFDEKNRSRAQRVFYRLIHVLDPLIALESLYRYVRKFHALDARRYALISLTQIVTLLIVLLSLEFMPRRRHL from the coding sequence GTGAGCGGCCCTTTGGTCGACGTCTCAGCGAAGGCCCGCGCGCGGGAACGCGTGGTCGTCTCGGTCGATTCGCGGGCGGCCCGGTTGATCGGTGCGCTGGCCCTGCTCAGCGCCACCTGCTGGTTGGCGGAAATCCTTGTTCGCCACCACGACCAGCCGGCGTGGCACTACACCGACCGGTTGGCCTGGTCGCTGACGGTTCTGGTCGCGGTGGCGTGGATCGCGCGCGGCATCTTCCTGGGCCGTCCGGTCACGGTCACGCACGCCGCCGCCGCCGGCTTCTTCGTGCTCGCCGGGCTGGGCCTGCACGTGCTGGCCTTCGACCTGCTCGGCGACGTGGTGATCGCCAGCTCCGGTGTGGTGCTGATGTGGCCGACGTCGTCGCATCCGCGTCCCGGGGATCTGCCCCGGGTCTGGAAACTGATCCAGGCCACCGCGGACGATCCGCTGGCGCCGTTCGCGATGCAGACCGGCAAGAGCTACCACTTCACCGCGGACGGCAGCGCGGCGCTGGCCTACCGGACGCGCCTGGGCATCGCCGTGGTCGGCGGCGACCCGATCGGCGACGAGACCCGATTCCCCGAGCTGGTCGCCGACTTCGCCGCCATGTGCCATACCCACGGGTGGCGCATCGCGGTGGTCGGCTGCGGTGAGCGGCGGCTCGACCTGTGGAACGACGCCGCGGTGATCGGGCAGTCGTTGCGCGCCGTGCCGATCGGGCGCGACGTCGTGGTCGACGTCACCGATTTCGACATGGTGGGGCGCAAGTTCCGCAACCTGCGCCAGGCGGTGCAGCGCTCCCACAACTGCGGCATCACCACCGAGATCGTCGGGGAGCAGGAACTCAGCCCCGAGCAACTGGCCGAGCTGACCGACGTGGTGCGGGCGTCGAGCAAGGGGGCCCACACCGATCGCGGATTCCACATGAACCTTGACGGTGCGCTGGAGGGCCGGTTCCCCGGCATCCAGCTGATCGTCGCCAGGGACGCCTCGGGCAAGGTGCAGGGGTTCCACCGGTACGCGACGGCCGGCGGCGGCAGCGACATCACCCTCGACGTGCCGTGGCGCCGGCGCGGGGCGCCCAACGGCATCGACGAACGGCTCAGCGTCGACATGATCATGGCCGGGAAAAACAATGGCGCACAACGGCTTTCGCTCGCGTTCGCGGCCTTCCCGGAGATCTTCGACGAGAAGAATCGCAGCCGCGCCCAGCGCGTCTTCTATCGGTTGATCCATGTCCTCGACCCGTTGATCGCGCTCGAGTCGCTGTACCGGTACGTGCGCAAGTTCCACGCCCTGGACGCCCGGCGCTACGCGCTGATCTCGCTGACGCAGATCGTCACGTTGTTGATCGTGTTGCTCTCGCTGGAGTTCATGCCGCGCCGACGACACCTCTGA
- a CDS encoding Zn-ribbon domain-containing OB-fold protein: MPEVTSQEPAIDGWFATDEAGSAHLIGSKCPECGTYVFPPRENNCPNPGCASDTLESVALSTRGTLWSYTENRYPPPPPYPAPDPFEPFAIAAVELAHEGLIVLGKVVEGTLAADLKVGMEMELTTMPLFTDDDGVQRMVHAWKVA, encoded by the coding sequence GTGCCAGAGGTCACCAGCCAAGAACCCGCGATCGACGGATGGTTCGCCACCGACGAAGCCGGCAGCGCCCACTTGATCGGCAGCAAGTGCCCCGAGTGCGGCACCTACGTCTTCCCGCCGCGGGAGAACAACTGCCCCAACCCGGGCTGCGCCAGCGACACCCTGGAGTCCGTCGCGTTGTCCACCCGGGGAACGCTGTGGAGCTACACCGAGAACCGGTATCCGCCGCCGCCGCCCTACCCCGCCCCGGATCCCTTCGAGCCGTTCGCCATTGCCGCGGTCGAACTCGCCCACGAGGGGCTCATCGTGCTGGGCAAGGTGGTCGAGGGCACGCTGGCCGCCGATCTGAAGGTCGGCATGGAGATGGAGCTGACCACCATGCCGCTGTTCACCGACGACGACGGCGTGCAGCGCATGGTGCACGCGTGGAAGGTGGCCTGA
- a CDS encoding lipid-transfer protein, translated as MTMSTPEPLYILGAGMHPWGKWGRNFTEYGVVAARAALAEAGLDWTQIQLVAGADTIRNGYPGFIAGSTFAQKLGWNGVPVSSSYAACASGSQALQSARAQILAGFCDVALVIGADTTPKGAFAPVGGERKNDPDWQRFHLIGAMNPVYFALLARRRMDLYGATPEDFAQVKVKNSRHGLQNPNARYRKEASADDVFASPVVADPLRQLDICATSDGAAALIVASAEFARKHLGSLDGVPSVRAVSTVTPRYPQHLPELPDIATDSTAAVPAPDRVFKDQILDAAYAEAGIGPEDVSLAEVYDLSTALELDWYEHLGLCPKGEAEALLRSGATTIGGRVPVNPSGGLACFGEAIPAQAIAQVCELTWQLRGQATGRQVENATVGVTANQGLFGHGSSVIVAR; from the coding sequence CTGACGATGAGCACGCCCGAACCGCTCTACATCCTCGGCGCCGGCATGCACCCGTGGGGCAAGTGGGGCCGCAACTTCACCGAATACGGGGTGGTGGCCGCGCGCGCCGCGCTGGCCGAGGCGGGCCTGGACTGGACGCAGATCCAGTTGGTCGCCGGGGCGGACACCATCCGCAACGGCTACCCGGGCTTCATCGCCGGGTCGACGTTCGCCCAGAAGCTGGGCTGGAACGGCGTGCCGGTCAGCTCGAGCTACGCCGCCTGCGCCAGCGGCTCCCAGGCGCTGCAGAGCGCCCGGGCGCAGATCCTGGCCGGTTTTTGCGACGTCGCGCTGGTGATCGGCGCCGACACCACCCCGAAGGGCGCGTTCGCCCCCGTCGGCGGGGAACGCAAGAACGACCCCGACTGGCAGCGGTTCCACCTGATCGGCGCGATGAACCCGGTGTACTTCGCGCTGCTGGCGCGCCGGCGGATGGACCTCTACGGCGCAACCCCCGAGGACTTCGCCCAGGTGAAGGTGAAGAACTCGCGGCACGGCCTGCAGAATCCGAACGCCCGCTACCGCAAGGAGGCCTCGGCCGACGACGTGTTCGCCAGCCCGGTGGTGGCCGACCCGCTGCGACAGCTCGACATCTGCGCCACCTCCGACGGTGCGGCGGCATTGATCGTGGCCAGCGCCGAGTTCGCCCGCAAGCACCTCGGCTCCCTCGACGGCGTCCCGTCGGTGCGCGCGGTCAGCACCGTCACCCCCCGCTACCCGCAGCACCTGCCCGAATTGCCGGACATCGCAACGGATTCCACGGCGGCGGTGCCCGCACCGGACCGGGTGTTCAAGGACCAGATCCTCGATGCGGCGTATGCCGAGGCGGGCATCGGGCCCGAGGACGTCAGCCTGGCCGAGGTGTACGACCTGTCCACCGCGCTGGAGCTCGACTGGTACGAGCACCTCGGGCTGTGCCCCAAGGGTGAGGCCGAGGCGCTGTTGCGCAGCGGCGCCACCACCATCGGCGGCAGGGTCCCGGTCAACCCGTCGGGCGGGCTGGCCTGCTTCGGCGAGGCCATCCCCGCGCAGGCCATCGCCCAGGTCTGCGAGCTGACCTGGCAGCTGCGTGGTCAGGCGACCGGCCGGCAGGTGGAGAACGCGACGGTCGGCGTCACCGCCAACCAGGGCCTGTTCGGACACGGCTCGTCGGTGATCGTGGCGCGCTGA
- a CDS encoding cytochrome ubiquinol oxidase subunit I, with protein MNVVDISRWQFGITTVYHFIFVPLTIGLAPLLAVMQTVWVATGNTAWYRLTKFFGKLFLINFAIGVATGIVQEFQFGMNWSEYSRFVGDIFGAPLAMEGLFAFFFESTFIGLWIFGWDRLPKLIHLACIWIVAIGVNVSAFFIIVANSFMQHPVGAHYNPTTHRAELDSITALLGNNTARWAFTHTVTGALLTAATFVAAVSAWFLVRSRRAATATPAAESDARTMFRPAAILGCWVVLLAAVGLFFTGDRQGKLMFVQQPMKMASAETLCDTQTDPDFSILTVGRHNNCDGVKGVLQVPYVLPFLAEGRISDVTLQGVRDIQRDFEYRFGPNDYRPNLFVTYWSFRAMIGFLAVPILFALAALWLTRGGRVPNQRWFSWLALLTIPTPFLANISGWVFTEMGRQPWIVAPNPTGDQQVRFTVQEAVSQHAPGMVITSLVTFTLVYAVLAVIWFWLLKRYVTEGPREHDAEPAPPPAPGEDEVAPLSFAY; from the coding sequence ATGAATGTCGTCGATATTTCGCGGTGGCAGTTCGGTATCACCACCGTCTACCACTTCATCTTCGTGCCGCTCACCATCGGCCTGGCACCGCTGCTCGCCGTCATGCAGACGGTGTGGGTGGCCACGGGTAACACCGCGTGGTACCGCCTGACCAAATTCTTCGGCAAGTTGTTCTTGATCAACTTCGCCATCGGCGTGGCGACGGGCATCGTCCAGGAATTCCAGTTCGGCATGAACTGGAGCGAGTATTCGCGGTTCGTCGGCGACATCTTCGGCGCGCCGCTGGCGATGGAAGGGCTGTTCGCCTTCTTCTTCGAGTCCACCTTCATCGGGTTGTGGATATTCGGCTGGGATCGGCTGCCGAAGCTGATCCACCTGGCCTGCATCTGGATCGTCGCGATCGGTGTCAACGTGTCCGCGTTCTTCATCATCGTGGCGAACTCCTTCATGCAGCATCCGGTCGGCGCGCACTACAACCCGACGACGCATCGCGCCGAGTTGGACAGCATCACCGCGCTGCTGGGCAATAACACTGCGCGATGGGCGTTTACCCACACGGTCACCGGCGCGTTGCTCACCGCTGCGACGTTCGTCGCGGCCGTCAGCGCCTGGTTCCTGGTCCGCTCCCGCCGCGCGGCGACCGCCACCCCGGCCGCCGAATCGGACGCCCGCACCATGTTCCGCCCGGCGGCCATCCTGGGCTGCTGGGTGGTGCTGCTCGCGGCCGTCGGCCTGTTCTTCACCGGCGACCGGCAGGGCAAGCTGATGTTCGTCCAGCAACCGATGAAGATGGCGTCGGCCGAGACGCTGTGCGACACCCAAACAGACCCGGACTTCTCCATCCTGACGGTAGGCCGGCACAACAACTGTGACGGGGTCAAAGGTGTCCTGCAGGTGCCCTACGTGCTGCCGTTCCTCGCCGAGGGCCGCATCAGCGACGTCACGTTGCAGGGCGTGCGGGATATCCAGCGGGACTTCGAGTATCGATTCGGGCCGAACGACTATCGGCCGAACCTGTTCGTCACCTACTGGTCGTTCCGCGCGATGATCGGTTTCCTCGCCGTTCCGATCCTGTTCGCGCTCGCGGCGCTGTGGCTCACCCGCGGCGGGCGGGTGCCCAACCAGCGGTGGTTTTCCTGGCTGGCGCTGCTGACGATTCCCACCCCGTTCCTGGCGAACATCTCCGGGTGGGTGTTCACCGAAATGGGCCGGCAGCCCTGGATCGTCGCGCCGAATCCCACGGGCGACCAACAGGTTCGGTTCACCGTCCAGGAGGCCGTCTCGCAGCATGCGCCGGGCATGGTCATCACCTCGCTGGTGACCTTCACCCTCGTCTACGCGGTGCTGGCGGTCATCTGGTTCTGGCTGCTCAAGCGGTACGTCACCGAAGGGCCGCGGGAGCACGACGCCGAACCGGCTCCCCCGCCGGCACCCGGCGAGGACGAAGTGGCGCCACTTTCGTTCGCCTACTAG
- the cydD gene encoding thiol reductant ABC exporter subunit CydD, with translation MRRYLTATVCCGVVIAGCAIGSAIVLAGVVARAVNDRSSHSLRAWLGPLSILLALWTVRTLAQWLQGRLGQRGASSVIADLSGQVLTAVTARQPGELAAQRDEAAVVVTRGLDGLRPYFTGYLPTLLLAAILTPATVAMIAVYDLKSAAIVAITLPLIPIFMVLIGLATADRSAAALAAMTTLQGRLLDLIAGIPTLRALGRGRGPERRIAELAAAHRRSAMATLRIAFLSALVLELLATLGVALIAVGIGLRLVFGEMTLATGLTVLLLAPDVYWPLRRIGVEFHAAQDGRTAADKAFALIGEPTPAKTRERTVTARGAQIRLEGLSVAGRDGHAPRDLTAVVEPGSVTVLTGRNGAGKTTTLQAIAGVTVPSSGRVTVAGVDVADLEPGAWWRQLSWLPQRPALVPGTVRDNLVLFGELDDLERACAASGFDTVLAELPDGLDTVLGRGGVGLSLGQRQRLGLARALGSTAAVLLLDEPTAHLDTRAEDRVLRAIVERARAGATVVVVGHREPVLAIGDRVVEVAADSGARYAPV, from the coding sequence TTGCGCCGCTACCTGACCGCGACGGTCTGCTGCGGGGTGGTGATCGCCGGCTGCGCGATCGGCTCGGCGATCGTGCTGGCGGGCGTGGTCGCCCGCGCCGTGAACGATCGCTCGTCGCACAGCCTGCGGGCGTGGCTCGGGCCACTGTCGATCCTGTTGGCGCTGTGGACCGTTCGCACGCTGGCGCAGTGGCTGCAGGGCCGCCTGGGCCAACGGGGCGCCAGCTCGGTCATCGCCGATCTGTCCGGTCAGGTGCTGACGGCGGTCACCGCCCGCCAGCCCGGTGAACTCGCGGCCCAACGCGATGAGGCCGCGGTGGTGGTCACCCGAGGCCTCGACGGCCTGCGACCCTACTTCACCGGGTACCTGCCCACCTTGCTGCTCGCCGCGATCCTGACACCGGCGACCGTCGCCATGATCGCGGTCTACGACCTGAAATCGGCGGCGATCGTGGCCATCACCTTGCCGCTCATACCGATCTTCATGGTGCTCATCGGGCTGGCAACCGCCGACCGGTCCGCCGCGGCGCTGGCCGCCATGACGACGTTGCAGGGGCGCTTGCTCGACCTCATCGCCGGCATCCCCACCCTGCGGGCGTTGGGACGCGGCCGGGGACCGGAACGCCGCATCGCCGAACTCGCTGCCGCGCATCGCCGCTCGGCCATGGCGACGCTTCGGATCGCCTTCCTGTCGGCGCTGGTGCTGGAACTGCTGGCGACCCTGGGCGTGGCGCTGATCGCGGTCGGGATCGGCCTCCGCCTGGTGTTCGGCGAGATGACGCTGGCGACCGGCCTCACGGTGCTGTTGCTGGCACCCGATGTGTACTGGCCGTTGCGCCGCATCGGCGTGGAATTCCATGCCGCGCAAGATGGACGGACCGCCGCCGACAAGGCCTTCGCCCTCATCGGCGAGCCGACCCCCGCAAAGACCCGGGAGCGCACGGTCACCGCCCGCGGGGCCCAGATCCGCCTCGAGGGGCTCAGCGTCGCCGGCCGCGACGGCCACGCGCCGCGCGACCTCACCGCGGTCGTCGAACCCGGCTCGGTGACGGTGCTGACCGGGCGCAACGGCGCGGGCAAGACCACCACGCTGCAGGCAATCGCCGGGGTCACCGTGCCGTCCTCCGGCCGGGTCACCGTGGCCGGAGTCGACGTGGCCGACCTGGAGCCCGGCGCATGGTGGCGGCAGTTGTCCTGGCTTCCGCAGCGACCGGCGCTGGTCCCGGGCACGGTCCGGGACAACCTGGTGCTGTTCGGTGAGCTCGACGACCTCGAAAGGGCATGCGCGGCATCCGGTTTCGATACGGTGCTGGCCGAGCTGCCTGACGGGCTGGACACCGTGCTCGGCCGCGGCGGCGTCGGACTGTCACTGGGGCAGCGCCAACGGCTGGGCCTGGCCCGGGCGCTCGGATCGACGGCGGCCGTGCTATTGCTCGACGAGCCCACCGCACACCTGGACACCCGCGCCGAGGACCGCGTGTTGCGGGCGATCGTCGAGCGCGCCCGGGCCGGTGCGACCGTGGTCGTCGTCGGGCACCGCGAGCCGGTCCTCGCCATCGGTGACCGGGTGGTCGAAGTGGCCGCCGACAGTGGAGCGCGTTATGCCCCAGTCTGA
- a CDS encoding ANTAR domain-containing response regulator, with product MTGPTTDTDAAVPRRVLIAEDEALIRMDLAEMLREEGYEIVGEAGDGQEAVELAEQHRPDLVIMDVKMPRRDGIDAASEIASKRIAPIVVLTAFSQRDLVERARDAGAMAYLVKPFTISDLIPAIELAVSRFSEITELEREVATLSERLETRKLVERAKGLLQTKQGMTEPEAFKWIQRAAMDRRTTMKRVAEVVLETLDTPDE from the coding sequence ATGACAGGCCCCACGACCGACACCGACGCCGCTGTGCCGCGCCGGGTCCTGATCGCCGAAGACGAAGCGCTCATCCGTATGGACCTCGCCGAGATGCTGCGAGAGGAGGGTTACGAGATCGTCGGGGAGGCCGGCGACGGGCAGGAAGCCGTCGAGTTGGCCGAACAACATCGACCCGACCTGGTGATCATGGACGTCAAGATGCCGCGCCGCGACGGGATCGACGCGGCGTCCGAGATCGCCAGCAAGCGCATCGCGCCGATCGTCGTGCTGACCGCCTTCAGCCAACGGGACTTGGTCGAGCGCGCGCGCGACGCCGGGGCGATGGCCTATCTGGTGAAGCCCTTCACGATCAGCGACCTGATTCCGGCGATCGAGTTGGCGGTCAGCCGTTTCAGCGAGATCACCGAGCTGGAGCGGGAAGTGGCGACGCTGTCCGAGCGGCTGGAGACCCGCAAGCTCGTCGAGCGCGCAAAGGGCTTGCTGCAGACCAAACAGGGCATGACCGAGCCCGAGGCGTTCAAGTGGATTCAGCGCGCCGCGATGGACCGGCGCACGACCATGAAGCGGGTGGCCGAAGTCGTCCTGGAAACCCTGGACACCCCCGACGAATAG
- the cydB gene encoding cytochrome d ubiquinol oxidase subunit II, which produces MGLQQLWFGIIGLLFLGFFVLEGFDFGVGMLMEPLARVGIGEPEPIRRTALNTIGPVWDGNEVWLIVGGAAMFAAFPGWYATVFSALYLPLLAILLGMILRAVSIEWRGKVDDTKWRAWADFGIAAGSWLPAVLWGVAFAILVRGLPVGGDGQVHLSITDVLNAYTLLGGLATAGLFLLYGAVFISLKTSGAIRDDAHRLAVWLSLPVTGLVAGFGIWTQLAHGKDWTWLVLAVAVVAQLAAVLLVWRRGSDGWAFACAATVVLSVVILLFGALYPNLVPSTLNEQWSLTIYNASSTPYTLKVMTWVTVFMAPLTVVYQAWTYWVFRQRISADRIPPSIGLARRMS; this is translated from the coding sequence ATGGGACTGCAGCAGTTGTGGTTCGGCATCATCGGATTGCTGTTCCTCGGTTTCTTCGTCCTGGAGGGCTTCGACTTCGGCGTCGGCATGTTGATGGAGCCGCTCGCCCGCGTCGGTATCGGTGAGCCCGAGCCCATCCGACGGACGGCGCTGAACACCATCGGCCCCGTCTGGGACGGCAACGAAGTGTGGCTGATCGTGGGCGGCGCCGCCATGTTCGCGGCCTTCCCCGGCTGGTACGCCACGGTGTTCTCCGCGCTGTACCTGCCGCTGCTGGCCATCCTGTTGGGCATGATCCTGCGCGCCGTTTCCATCGAGTGGCGCGGCAAGGTCGACGACACAAAATGGCGGGCCTGGGCCGATTTCGGCATCGCCGCCGGTTCCTGGCTGCCGGCCGTGTTGTGGGGAGTGGCGTTCGCCATCCTGGTGCGCGGGCTCCCGGTGGGCGGCGACGGCCAGGTCCACTTGTCGATCACCGACGTGCTCAACGCGTACACCCTGCTGGGCGGGTTGGCCACGGCCGGACTGTTTCTGCTTTACGGCGCGGTGTTCATCTCGTTGAAGACCTCCGGCGCCATCCGCGACGACGCCCACCGGCTGGCGGTGTGGCTGTCGCTTCCGGTGACCGGACTGGTTGCGGGCTTCGGGATCTGGACGCAACTGGCCCACGGCAAGGACTGGACGTGGCTGGTCCTCGCGGTGGCGGTGGTGGCGCAGCTCGCGGCCGTCCTGCTGGTGTGGCGGCGCGGGTCCGACGGCTGGGCGTTCGCGTGCGCGGCGACCGTCGTTCTGTCGGTGGTGATCCTGTTGTTCGGCGCGCTGTACCCCAACCTGGTGCCCTCGACGCTGAACGAGCAGTGGAGCCTGACCATCTACAACGCCTCGTCGACGCCCTACACCCTCAAGGTCATGACGTGGGTGACCGTATTCATGGCTCCGCTGACGGTGGTGTACCAGGCATGGACGTACTGGGTGTTCCGGCAACGGATCTCGGCGGACCGGATACCGCCGTCCATCGGCCTGGCGAGGCGGATGTCCTGA
- a CDS encoding adenylate/guanylate cyclase domain-containing protein, with amino-acid sequence MAAKKCGAPPVPDGSSRSPDCVAAVRAQTRDRNQHYAASAARRARILTITSWLAVTVSVSFVLVQILSGAWLWQVSSINVLGAMVFALVPWLQRFGELVAPLTFLVTAYVSVFASCVDVGTGSGAQFFFLVGACIVVLLLGIEHIVLASALAAVAAGLIVAVEFLVPRDTGLQPAWVQSTGFVITTISSVVMVVVTVWFALRDTARAESVMEAQYARSEALLSNMLPASIAERLKEPGRGVIADKYDVASVLFADIVGFTERASGTAPADLVRFLDRLYGAFDALVDKHGLEKIKVSGDSYMVVSGVPRPRPDHAQALADFALDMANVVGGLRDPHGNAVPLRVGMACGPVVAGVVGSRRFFYDVWGDAVNVASRMESTDSVGRIQVPEAMYERLEDEFVLQERGHIDVKGKGLMRTWYLIGRKAADEPAEVPADDSRTARV; translated from the coding sequence GTGGCGGCTAAGAAGTGCGGCGCCCCACCCGTGCCAGATGGCTCGTCGAGAAGCCCGGACTGCGTAGCCGCGGTGCGGGCGCAGACGCGCGACCGCAATCAGCATTACGCGGCCAGCGCCGCGCGCCGTGCCAGGATCCTCACCATCACGTCGTGGCTCGCCGTCACGGTAAGCGTGAGCTTCGTTCTCGTGCAGATCCTCAGCGGAGCCTGGCTGTGGCAGGTGAGCTCAATCAACGTCCTGGGCGCGATGGTCTTCGCGCTGGTCCCGTGGCTGCAACGGTTCGGCGAACTGGTTGCGCCGCTTACCTTCCTGGTAACGGCCTACGTGTCGGTCTTCGCCAGCTGCGTGGACGTCGGCACCGGCTCGGGGGCTCAGTTCTTCTTTCTGGTGGGCGCCTGCATCGTCGTGCTGCTACTGGGTATCGAGCACATCGTCTTGGCCTCCGCGCTCGCCGCCGTCGCCGCGGGCCTGATCGTGGCCGTCGAGTTCCTGGTCCCCCGCGACACCGGGCTGCAGCCGGCCTGGGTCCAGTCGACCGGTTTTGTCATCACGACGATTTCCAGTGTGGTGATGGTGGTCGTGACGGTGTGGTTCGCCCTGCGCGACACCGCCCGCGCCGAGAGCGTGATGGAGGCGCAGTACGCGCGCTCGGAGGCGCTGCTGTCCAACATGTTGCCGGCCAGCATCGCCGAGCGGCTCAAGGAACCCGGGCGCGGCGTCATCGCCGACAAGTACGACGTCGCCTCCGTGCTGTTCGCCGACATCGTCGGCTTCACCGAGCGGGCCAGCGGCACGGCGCCCGCCGACCTCGTGCGCTTCCTCGACCGGCTGTACGGCGCGTTCGACGCGCTCGTGGACAAGCACGGGCTGGAGAAGATCAAAGTCAGCGGCGACTCCTACATGGTGGTGAGCGGGGTTCCGCGCCCACGGCCGGACCACGCGCAGGCGCTGGCGGACTTCGCCCTCGACATGGCCAATGTGGTTGGCGGACTTCGGGATCCGCACGGCAACGCGGTTCCCCTGCGGGTCGGCATGGCATGCGGACCGGTGGTTGCGGGTGTCGTCGGTTCCCGGCGCTTCTTCTACGACGTCTGGGGCGACGCGGTCAATGTCGCGTCCCGGATGGAGTCCACCGACTCGGTGGGCCGAATTCAGGTGCCGGAGGCCATGTACGAGCGCCTCGAGGACGAATTCGTGCTGCAGGAACGCGGCCACATCGACGTCAAAGGCAAGGGCCTCATGCGCACCTGGTACCTGATCGGGCGCAAGGCGGCCGACGAGCCGGCCGAGGTGCCGGCCGACGATTCACGCACCGCCCGCGTATAG